The following are from one region of the Nicotiana tomentosiformis chromosome 7, ASM39032v3, whole genome shotgun sequence genome:
- the LOC138895686 gene encoding uncharacterized protein, whose translation MRFEKKGKLSPKFIGPFEILQNVGDVSYRLALPPSLAEVHSIFHFSMLRKYHEDRSHVIDFGTVQLDETLAYEEELLAILDWLVPKLRSKSFSFVKVQLRGQPIEEDTWEFESDIQSSYPSIHLRRSYPDLMERSIGQS comes from the exons ATGCGGtttgagaagaagggcaagttgagcccgaagTTTATTGGCCCGTTTGAGATCTTGCAGAATGTTGGAGATGtttcttataggcttgcattgcctcctagcctagcagaGGTACATTCGATATTTCActtttccatgcttcggaagtaccatgAGGATAGATCGCATGTTATAGACTTTGGCACGGTGCAACTTGATGAAACTTTGGCCTATGAGGAAGAGCTGCTGGCTATTCTAGACTGGCTGGTTCctaagttgagatcaaagagttttTCTTTCGTGAAAGTGCAGttgagaggtcagccgattgaggagGATACATGGGAGTTTGAGTCGGATATACAGA GTTCTTATCCTAGCATTCATCTTAGAAGAAGCTATCCAGATTTGATGGAGAGAAGTATTGGTCAATCTTGA
- the LOC138895687 gene encoding uncharacterized protein yields MVADAVSRKYMGSLAHLEACQRLLAREVHRLASLGVRLADSSEEGLKEGIHKYKTMAFTLGTDDGSTKMYHDLNEVYWWNDMKRNVSDFVERCPNCQQVKAEHQRPGGLAQNIEIPM; encoded by the exons ATGGTGGCAGATGCTGTTAGCCGGAaatatatgggtagtttggctcacttggaggcatgtcaaaggctgTTGGCCAGGGAGGTTCACCGGTTAgctagtttaggagttcgtcttgcagactctagtgaagAAGGG ttgaaggaggggattcacaaatataaaactatggcttttactcttggcacggatgatg gttctacaaagatgtatcacgatctcaatgaagtctattggtggaatgacatgaaaaggaatgtgtcCGACTTTGTGGaaaggtgtccgaattgtcagcaagtgaaggccgaacatcaacggcctggtgggttggcacaaaacatagaaattccaatgtga